Part of the Labrenzia sp. PHM005 genome is shown below.
TCGGGAAGGCCCGCCCGGTCTTCATCGGTTTCCAGAATCAGCTGGTAGTCTGATTCGTCCTTCAACACGTTTTGCGAGAAAGACGTGCCCAGCGTTGCCAGCTTTTGGGAAAGACCGGCCATGCGGGTCTTGTCATCGGCATCAAGGCCGGCACCGGCGCGCTGGAACATCTTGTAGTAGCGCTCCAGGACCTTAGCGTCCTCGTCGTTCAGGCCGAGCGTATCTTTCTGTTCCCAAAGAGCGGCAATGCGGCCATAGAGTTTGGCGTTCAGCAGGGTATCCGAGCTGTGTTTGGCGAGTTTTGGCGCCAGATCCCGCTCGATCTTTTGCAGAGATTCATTGGTGTGGGCGCCGGTCAGATTGAAAAAGGTCCGGGCGACCTTGGTCAGAACTTTGCCGGACTTTTCCATGGCAACAACAGTGTTTTCAAACGTTGCTGCGTCCGCCTGATCAGCAATTTGATCGATCTCGATACGTGCGTCTGCCATCGACTTTTCGAACGCCTCTTTGTAATGGCTCGGCTCAATCTCAGAAAACGGCGGTAGCTCGAACGGTGTGGTCCAGTCGGCAAGAAGCGGATTGACGGTCATGAAAGTCCTCGAAGCAATCGGAAATTGTTTCCTCAGATATGGCGCGGCAGAGCGCCGGTTCCAAGAGGCAATTGTTTTGATTGGATCTTATGCCCAAACGAAACTGCCTCAACACAAATGATCTTCTGGGATCAGGAAAATCAGAATCGTTTGAGGGCTAGAGACCCAAGGCCGGACATGGCGATGAGGGTGAGACCGCCAAGGGCGATTGGATCGGGCCAGTCGCCAAAAACCAAAATGCCGAGAAGGGTTGCGGAAATCAGCTGCGTGTAGACCAATGGCGCGACAAGGCTGGCGTCGGCCATCCGGTTGGCAACAACCAGCAGGTAATTGCCGCCGGCCGACCCAAGAGCGCTCGCCACAATCAGAAGCCAAAGGACAGTGTCATTCGGTGGTAGCGGTGAATTCAATCCAATAGGGGTGAGCAGAAGCGTGCCGATAATAAGCTGCGAAACCAGCAAGACACTTGCGCGCATGGCCCCGGCCAGCAGTTTGGTCATGAAGAGATAACAGCCGTAAAAAATCCCGGCGAGGATCGCAAACAATGTCCCCGTCGACATGCCAAATCCGGGTTTGACCACCAAAAGAACACCGAGGAACCCAAGGCCGAGCAACAGCGAGTGGAGAGGTGTTGGCCGCTCTTTCAAGAAGATGATGGCCAGAATGTAGGAGATGATTGGGCCGACAAAGAACGCGCCAAAAACATTTGCAATCGGTTCTGTTTTGAGGGCAATGAGGATCGAGCAAATGCCGCCGGTGATGAAAACTGCGCGGAGAAGCACGCGCCAGTCCTTCAGTACGATCAAATCGCACCAGCTAAACCGGGCCAGTGGCAATAGCGCCAAAGCTCCGATGGCAAACCGGGACCAGGCCACCACAAAGGGGCGACACCAGCTTGGGTCAACAGCTTGCCGCAGGTGTCTCCAACAACCACCAGGGAGACGGCGAGAAAGACGGTGCTCGCAAGACGGCTCAGTTCGATTGCGGACATGAAAAACAACTTGAAAAGACGAGAAAGGACTTCTTCAGCGGTCAGTCATCAGAGGCCTAAAGAGCTGCCTTGGCAAGGCCGGAATTGTGGTTTTGGTACGGTCTGATCCAATGCAAACCTTGCAAAAAAGAAGGATCAGCTGCCAAAGAGAACCTTATGCATCAGCCTGCCGGGCATGAAGGCGAAAAAACCAGCGACCACCAGCGCCCCGGAATAGAGCAAAATCATTGTTTTTCGATGTTCCGGCACCTTTTTGTTCCGGGCTTCGCGAACACCGTTGAGGACCCCGGCAAGTGCCAGCAGCGACAAAAGATGGATCGGACTGAACGGCCCCCAGAGGCGGATGTCATAGATGAAGAAGCTCGACCCGGCCGTCCAAAGCATCAGGACGATCCAGAAGTAGCCAAGTGTTCTGTGCTGGCCGGAGCCCTTGGCAGCGGCCAGCTGATAGGCTCCCACAAAAAACGCCAATGTTGCAGCGATTGCATGGCTGGCGATCAGGAAGCCAGCATCAAACAAGGGTGTCAGGTCCATCCTGGTTGTGCCTATACTGTCTTAGGTTGCTGCTGGGTGGCGCAATGAATGCCGCCGCCTGTTTCTCCAAGAGGATCGACATTTAAGGCGATGACTTCGCGGCCGGGATACAACGCCTTCAGTGTTGTAGCCGCTTCATGATCCGTCTCCGGATCACCAAACTGGGCACAGACGACAGCACCATTACAAACGTAATAGTTCACGTAGGAGGCAACAAAGTCATCCGAGGTCACACGGGTGCGGTCAGGTGAGGGGATTTCGCTGATTTTTACTGGGCGGCCACGGGCATCTGTTGCTGACCTCAAGATGGATAGTGTTTTTCTAGCGGAGACGGAAAAGATATCATCGTCTTTAGGATAAGGGACCTGGATGATGACTTCACCCGGCCGAATGAACCTAGCCAAAGCATCGATGTGATCGTCCGTGATGTCGTATCCGGGGACACCTGGCGCCCAGATCATTTTTTCTGCGCCGTAGGCGGACAGCAATCTGTTTTCGATTTCAGCTTTGGGAAGTGCGTTCCGATTGTCATTTACCCAGCAGCTTTCATGGGCGAGCAAGGTGCCGTCGCCGTCCCATTCCACACCGCCAGGTTCGCCAAATAGGCCGCTGGGATAGATCTCTAGGCCGAGCCGGTGAGCGACACGCGCAGCAATCTCGCCATCGTTGCCGTGAACCTGTTTGCCGCCCCAGCCGTTAAACTGAATGCCGGAGATGGCGAGACCGCCATTGTCATTGATAACAAACAGCGGACCTGCATCCCGGCACCACAAATCGTCTGTCGGAATGTCCCAGACTTCGACTGGATCAGAAAGAAGCCGGGAAGCAGCTGGCAAGTGCTCTTTGCTCATGAGCATTACGACCGGCTCAAATTCGGCTATGGTGTTGGCGATATCGGCGATCGTTTGTTGCAGGTCTGCAAGGAACCAACGGTCCGGATGCACGGTTCGATTGACAGGCCACTGCATGAAAGTGCGCTCATGCGGCTCTTCTTCGGCCGGCACATAAAAGCCATCCGGTAATCCATTGATTGATGCCCGTGCTGGCATAAGCGAACCACCTCCAGAAACTGCTGCCGTCATCAATGTGGCGGTTGCACCGCTTCGCTTCAAAAACTGCCGCCGTGTGAGCTTTGTCTTCGTCACCACATGGTTCCCTTCGCCCGGTCCAGCCATTCTGAATCATAGGTTTTTCCGTCGAAATTGTCCTTAATTTCCTGCAGGATCTGGCCGGGTGTTGGCACATCGTTTTTGGTGACCTGTTTGTCCAGGTTCCAGAGATCTGCCCGCATAAGGGCACGGGCACATTGGAAATATACTTCTTCGGTCGTGATTTCGATAACCGATCGTGGTTGTTCGCCTTCCTTTTCAAAGGACGCCAGCAAAGCCGGGTCGACCGAAATGACCGCCTGTCCATTGATCCTGAGTACATTGTTCCAGCCCGGGATCATGAACATCAGCGACACACGGGAATCGCGAATGATATTGCGCAGCGAATCCATGCGATTGTTGCCGCGCCGATCGGGCATCTGCAGGGTACGTGAATCTTTGATACGAACGACAGGTCCGGCCTCGCCGCGCGGGGAACAATCGAGCCCTTCAGGGCCAGCTGTTGTCAGGGTGCAAAAACACGATTTTTCGACAATGTCCCGGTAGGCCCGTGTGAGTCGGTCGGTCACCTTGATCACGGACGTTTCACCCGGAACTCCGTAGTGATTTTCCAGTTCATCAATCGTTTTAACAATAGTCATTTTACACTCATGAGCTTGGCCAATTGGGCAGGAAATAAACAAATGCTGTTTTTATGGGCAGTTTCGGAGCCTGTGCAACGGTTGAACCGATGCTCTGATACCAGATTCTCATATAACTTTTGTCTAATAGCTCCCAAGTGGGCTGATTTTAGAGGTTTACGTAAAGGTTATATTGCGGTGCAGCGTGCCGTGAGGCCGGTTGGCTGTAATGATGGCGCGTTTAATGTTTGCGCTGCATCATGAATGCTCTCTCACTGGCAGTATTTAGCCGGTGTTACTTCGAAAGTATTATACGCTCTCGTAATAGGGCGATCCGATAGTCGTATTGCTGTTCAGTTCTCAACGTTTTTACAGTCGGCGCAGCTCGCAGTTTTGACTCAGAGGATCCGGATTACCGGACGGGGAACAGGTCGAAGCTGCTGGCCGCTGTACAGCTATTGCAGGCGTGCTCAAAGGGAGCATGTCATGCCTTTCGGGAGGAAAGAATGAGCTTAATTCGCAAACCCCTTAATCGCCGTTCGATCTTGCGCGCTGGCGCCATGGGCGGGGCTGCTCTTGCAACACCGACTATCTTCACTAGCAAAGCATGGTCCGCTGGATACTTGAATGAGCCAAAGGGCGCTGAAGTTATCTTGGGTTTCAACGTCCCGCAGACCGGCGCTTATGCCGATGAGGGCGCTGATGAGCTGCGCGCCTATCAGCTCGCTGTTAAGCACCTGAACGGTGAAGGCGACGGCGGTATGCTGAACACCTTCTCGTCCAAGGTTCTGCAAGGTGAGGGCGTCAACGGCAAAAAGGTCGCTTATGTAACCGGTGACACGCAAACCAAGTCCGATGCAGCCCGTGCGTCTGCTAAGCGCATGATCGAAAAAGACGGTGCGGTGATGATCACCGGCGGTTCGTCTTCTGGTGTGGCGATTGCGGTGCAATCTCTGTGTCAGGAAGCTGGCGTCATCTTCATGGCCGGCCTGACCCACTCCAACGACACCACCGGTAAAGACCGCCGGGCTAACGGTTTCCGTCACTTCTTCAACACGGAAATGACCGGTGCTGCTCTCGGTCCGGTGCTTAAGAACGCATTCGGCTCCGACCGGAAAGCGTATCACCTGACCGCTGACTACACTTGGGGCTGGTCTCAGGAAGGATCCATCAAGAAGTACACTGAGGCTCTGGGTTGGGAAACCACCGCTGCAGTCCGCACGCCGCTCGGCGCTGGTGACTTCTCCCAGTACATCACTCCGGTTCTGAACTCCGGTGCTGACGTTCTGGTTCTGAACCACTACGGCAAGGACATGGTGAACTCCCTGACACAGGCTGTTCAGTTCGGTCTGCGCGACAAGCAAGTCAACGGCAAAGACTTCCAGATCGTCGTGCCGCTGTTCTCGCGTCTGATGGCGCAGGGTGCCGGTGAAAACATCAAGGGCATCTTCGGTTCTACCAACTGGAACTGGTCACTGCAGGACGAAGGCTCCAAGGCATTCGTCAAGTCCTTCGGTCAGGAATACGGCTTCCCGCCGAGCCAGGCAGCTCACACCACCTACTGTCAGACTCTGCTTTATGCAGATGCTGCTCAGCGCGCTGGTACGTTTGAGCCTTGCGCAGTTGCTGCTGCTCTTGAGGACTTCGA
Proteins encoded:
- a CDS encoding agmatine/peptidylarginine deiminase, translated to MTKTKLTRRQFLKRSGATATLMTAAVSGGGSLMPARASINGLPDGFYVPAEEEPHERTFMQWPVNRTVHPDRWFLADLQQTIADIANTIAEFEPVVMLMSKEHLPAASRLLSDPVEVWDIPTDDLWCRDAGPLFVINDNGGLAISGIQFNGWGGKQVHGNDGEIAARVAHRLGLEIYPSGLFGEPGGVEWDGDGTLLAHESCWVNDNRNALPKAEIENRLLSAYGAEKMIWAPGVPGYDITDDHIDALARFIRPGEVIIQVPYPKDDDIFSVSARKTLSILRSATDARGRPVKISEIPSPDRTRVTSDDFVASYVNYYVCNGAVVCAQFGDPETDHEAATTLKALYPGREVIALNVDPLGETGGGIHCATQQQPKTV
- a CDS encoding DUF2306 domain-containing protein, translating into MDLTPLFDAGFLIASHAIAATLAFFVGAYQLAAAKGSGQHRTLGYFWIVLMLWTAGSSFFIYDIRLWGPFSPIHLLSLLALAGVLNGVREARNKKVPEHRKTMILLYSGALVVAGFFAFMPGRLMHKVLFGS
- a CDS encoding pyridoxamine 5'-phosphate oxidase family protein; this translates as MTIVKTIDELENHYGVPGETSVIKVTDRLTRAYRDIVEKSCFCTLTTAGPEGLDCSPRGEAGPVVRIKDSRTLQMPDRRGNNRMDSLRNIIRDSRVSLMFMIPGWNNVLRINGQAVISVDPALLASFEKEGEQPRSVIEITTEEVYFQCARALMRADLWNLDKQVTKNDVPTPGQILQEIKDNFDGKTYDSEWLDRAKGTMW
- a CDS encoding DMT family transporter, with translation MVAWSRFAIGALALLPLARFSWCDLIVLKDWRVLLRAVFITGGICSILIALKTEPIANVFGAFFVGPIISYILAIIFLKERPTPLHSLLLGLGFLGVLLVVKPGFGMSTGTLFAILAGIFYGCYLFMTKLLAGAMRASVLLVSQLIIGTLLLTPIGLNSPLPPNDTVLWLLIVASALGSAGGNYLLVVANRMADASLVAPLVYTQLISATLLGILVFGDWPDPIALGGLTLIAMSGLGSLALKRF
- a CDS encoding substrate-binding protein, whose protein sequence is MSLIRKPLNRRSILRAGAMGGAALATPTIFTSKAWSAGYLNEPKGAEVILGFNVPQTGAYADEGADELRAYQLAVKHLNGEGDGGMLNTFSSKVLQGEGVNGKKVAYVTGDTQTKSDAARASAKRMIEKDGAVMITGGSSSGVAIAVQSLCQEAGVIFMAGLTHSNDTTGKDRRANGFRHFFNTEMTGAALGPVLKNAFGSDRKAYHLTADYTWGWSQEGSIKKYTEALGWETTAAVRTPLGAGDFSQYITPVLNSGADVLVLNHYGKDMVNSLTQAVQFGLRDKQVNGKDFQIVVPLFSRLMAQGAGENIKGIFGSTNWNWSLQDEGSKAFVKSFGQEYGFPPSQAAHTTYCQTLLYADAAQRAGTFEPCAVAAALEDFEFDGLGNGPTLYRGADHQCFKDVLVVKGKENPSSQFDLLEVVEVTPRAQVEYAPDMADVAGELGTCNNGA